One genomic region from Prionailurus bengalensis isolate Pbe53 chromosome C1, Fcat_Pben_1.1_paternal_pri, whole genome shotgun sequence encodes:
- the ANKRD35 gene encoding ankyrin repeat domain-containing protein 35 isoform X2, protein MKRIFSCSSSQVAVEKWNRRDQKLLEAVQRGDVGRVASLASRKSARPTKLNSSGQSSFHLAASKGLTECLTILLANGADINSKNEDGSTALHLATISCQPQCVKVLLQHGANEDAVDAENRSPLHWAASSGCASSVLLLCDHEAFLNVPDNDGRTPLMIASLGGHAAICSQLLQRGAQVNVTDKDAKSALILACEKGSAEVAELLLSHGADAGAVDNEGHDALHYAVRSEDRELWRLLRQALLRQGRQGGQGLAQHLDLTSQASPSESQVGSPPQSPWRAEPEEEEEEDPCPDEWRRKYEEEQRKVSQLEQELVQKTEESEARAAACLGLENGIREQVQELGLLLSPQPGTPGGQGSSLRPGGDGMEQGCPLDLLAERIQELKKQQQAAAAAAAKRALASKKAEDSVSGEVPYEAPGGAQPEEQGPPQSPRSETIGKATGQQLTTSGGQALGPDHTDKPRADQKEGPGAPGAEPAGTAAAPVGPGDVNQLLLQLREELAAVWREKDAARGALSRPVLEGALGTPRAEAAAAAWEKMEARLEQVLVRLDRAKAGLPVSPDAAARPREGALHAGPETTSEENEGGRPGAPGARGEPLGAPARGQVPGGGPAKGRLEKEVAALRLSNSNLLGELGQLGQERQRLQGEPQSLSQRLQRDFVPKPEAQDQLRQLRRSVGLLTDELAAEKEATEQLRQRLASQSSGLRGLWDDLPPDVVGRGVAGRTAAEPLEELRACIRALADGHREAQDSLARLEQENRRLRGSPGPRGEPPGTFSQGPVSPQVAALEQDLGKLEEELRAVQATMSGKSQEIGTLKKLLYQATEEVAELRAREAASLRQHEKTRGSLVAQAQAWGQELKALLEKYNTACREMGRLREAAAEERRRSGDLAARAAEQERQAAELRGRSQQFEKTAEVLRDKVEHLIGACRDKEAKIKELLKKLEQLSEEVLAVRGENARLALQLQDSQKNHEEIISAYRKHLLNAAQGYMEQDVYNILLRILSIQEE, encoded by the exons ATGAAGCGCATCTTCTCCTGCTCCAGCTCACAGGTGGCG GTGGAGAAATGGAACCGCCGCGACCAGAAGCTGCTGGAGGCAGTGCAGCGGGGGGATGTGGGACGCGTGGCCTCCCTGGCCTCGAGGAAGTCGGCCCGACCCACCAAGCTGAACTCGAGCGGCCAGTCCTC GTTTCATCTGGCAGCCTCCAAAGGCCTGACAGAATGTCTGACTATCCTGCTGGCAAATGGAGCTGACATCAACAGCAAAAACGAGGATG gaaGCACTGCCCTGCACTTGGCCACCATCTCCTGCCAGCCACAATGTGTCAAAGTCCTGCTGCAG CATGGTGCCAACGAAGATGCTGTGGATGCAGAAAATCGTAGTCCGCTGCACTGGGCAG cctcctctggctGTGCCTCAAGTGTTCTCCTGCTGTGTGACCACGAAGCCTTCCTGAACGTCCCAGATAAT GACGGACGTACACCCCTAATGATCGCATCGCTGGGTGGCCATGCAGCTATCTGCTCACAGCTACTGCAGAGAGGTGCCCAGGTTAATGTCACGGACAAGGATGCCAA GTCGGCTCTGATCCTGGCCTGTGAGAAAGGCAGCGCGGAGGTGGCCGAGCTGCTCCTGAGCCACGGGGCAGACGCAGGGGCGGTGGACAACGAGGGGCACGACGCTCTGCATTATGCTGTACGCTCGGAAGACAGGGAGCTGTGGAGGCTGCTCCGGCAGGCCCTGCTCCGGCAGGGGCGGCAGGGAG GTCAGGGGCTTGCTCAACATCTGGATCTTACATCCCAG GCCTCCCCATCAGAGTCTCAGGTGGGTTCTCCACCCCAGAGCCCGTGGAGAGCGGAGCccgaggaagaggaggaggaagacccATGCCCGGATGAGTGGAGGCGGAAGTatgaagaggagcagaggaaggttTCTCAGTTGGAGCAGGAGCTGGTGCAAAAGACGGAAGAGAGCGAGGCTCGAGCTGCAGCCTGCCTGGGCCTGGAGAACGGGATTCGAGAGCAGGTGCAGGAGCTGGGGCTTCTCCTCTCACCACAGCCTGggactccaggagggcagggctctAGTCTCCGGCCTGGAGGAGATGGCATGGAGCAGGGTTGTCCCCTGGACCTTCTGGCCGAGCGCATTCAAGAActaaagaagcagcagcaggcagCAGCTGCAGCTGCAGCCAAACGGGCGTTAGCTTCTAAGAAAGCAGAGGATTCGGTCTCGGGGGAGGTCCCGTATGAAGCCCCTGGAGGGGCCCAACCGGAAGAACAGGGgccaccccagagccccaggTCTGAGACCATTGGGAAAGCCACAGGACAGCAGCTGACCACCAGCGGTGGACAGGCCCTTGGCCCTGATCACACCGACAAACCACGTGCTGACCAGAAAGAGGGGCCCGGGGCCCCAGGGGCTGAACCAGCAGGCACGGCGGCTGCACCAGTGGGCCCCGGAGACGTGAACCAGCTCCTGCTACAACTGAGGGAGGAGCTGGCCGCGGTGTGGCGAGAAAAGGATGCCGCCCGAGGGGCTTTGTCAAGGCCGGTCCTGGAGGGAGCTCTGGGGACACCCCGGGCCGAGGCTGCGGCGGCCGCCTGGGAGAAGATGGAGGCCAGGCTGGAGCAGGTGCTGGTGAGGCTGGACAGGGCCAAGGCGGGATTACCCGTGAGCCCTGACGCCGCTGCCCGGCCCAGAGAGGGAGCCCTGCACGCCGGCCCAGAGACCACCTCCGAAGAGAATGAAGGGGGGcggccaggggctcctggggctcGCGGAGAGCCTCTAGGGGCCCCCGCAAGGGGACAGGTGCCTGGAGGAGGTCCGGCCAAGGGACGGTTGGAGAAGGAGGTGGCGGCCCTGCGGCTGAGCAACAGTAACCTGCTGGGGGAGCTGGGGCagctggggcaggagaggcagcGGCTGCAGGGGGAGCCGCAGTCCCTGAGCCAGCGTCTGCAGCGGGATTTCGTCCCCAAGCCGGAGGCGCAGGACCAGCTGCGGCAGTTGCGGCGCAGCGTGGGGCTGCTGACAGATGAACTGGCCGCGGAGAAGGAGGCCACCGAGCAGCTGCGGCAGCGCCTGGCCTCCCAGAGCAGTGGCCTCCGCGGGCTGTGGGACGACCTGCCGCCGGACGTGGTGGGCAGGGGCGTCGCGGGGCGCACGGCGGCCGAACCCCTGGAGGAGCTGCGGGCCTGCATCCGCGCCCTGGCCGACGGGCACCGCGAGGCCCAAGACTCGCTGGCCCGGCTGGAGCAGGAAAACCGGCGGCTGCGCGGGTCCCCCGGCCCCCGCGGGGAGCCACCCGGCACCTTCTCACAGGGCCCAGTCTCCCCCCAGGTGGCCGCTCTGGAGCAGGACCTGGGGAAGCTGGAGGAGGAGCTGCGGGCCGTCCAGGCCACGATGAGCGGGAAGAGCCAGGAGATCGGGACGCTGAAGAAGCTGCTGTACCAGGCCACCGAGGAGGTGGCCGAGCTGCGGGCCCGTGAGGCCGCCAGCCTGCGGCAGCACGAGAAAACGCGGGGCTCGCTGGTGGCCCAGGCCCAGGCTTGGGGCCAGGAGCTGAAGGCCCTCCTGGAGAAGTATAACACGGCGTGCCGGGAGATGGGCCGGCTGCGCGAGGCCGCGGCTGAGGAGCGGCGCCGCAGCGGGGACCTGGCGGCGCGGGCCGCAGAGCAGGAGCGCCAGGCCGCCGAGCTGCGCGGGCGCTCCCAGCAGTTTGAGAAGACGGCCGAGGTGCTCAGGGACAAGGTGGAGCATCTCATCGGGGCCTGCCGGGACAAGGAGGCCAAG aTCAAGGAATTGTTGAAGAAGCTGGAACAGCTTTCAGAGGAGGTCTTGGCAGTGCGGGGAGAAAACGCTCGCCTTGCCCTGCAGCTGCAG GATTCCCAGAAGAACCATGAAGAGATCATCTCCGCCTATAGGAAGCACCTGCTGAATGCTGCTCAG GGTTACATGGAACAAGATGTGTATAATATTCTGCTGCGAATCCTCAGCATACAGGAAGAGTGA
- the ANKRD35 gene encoding ankyrin repeat domain-containing protein 35 isoform X1: MSLFCCLSSFFPFSTPTPPPLFPPFVALDQVEKWNRRDQKLLEAVQRGDVGRVASLASRKSARPTKLNSSGQSSFHLAASKGLTECLTILLANGADINSKNEDGSTALHLATISCQPQCVKVLLQHGANEDAVDAENRSPLHWAASSGCASSVLLLCDHEAFLNVPDNDGRTPLMIASLGGHAAICSQLLQRGAQVNVTDKDAKSALILACEKGSAEVAELLLSHGADAGAVDNEGHDALHYAVRSEDRELWRLLRQALLRQGRQGGQGLAQHLDLTSQASPSESQVGSPPQSPWRAEPEEEEEEDPCPDEWRRKYEEEQRKVSQLEQELVQKTEESEARAAACLGLENGIREQVQELGLLLSPQPGTPGGQGSSLRPGGDGMEQGCPLDLLAERIQELKKQQQAAAAAAAKRALASKKAEDSVSGEVPYEAPGGAQPEEQGPPQSPRSETIGKATGQQLTTSGGQALGPDHTDKPRADQKEGPGAPGAEPAGTAAAPVGPGDVNQLLLQLREELAAVWREKDAARGALSRPVLEGALGTPRAEAAAAAWEKMEARLEQVLVRLDRAKAGLPVSPDAAARPREGALHAGPETTSEENEGGRPGAPGARGEPLGAPARGQVPGGGPAKGRLEKEVAALRLSNSNLLGELGQLGQERQRLQGEPQSLSQRLQRDFVPKPEAQDQLRQLRRSVGLLTDELAAEKEATEQLRQRLASQSSGLRGLWDDLPPDVVGRGVAGRTAAEPLEELRACIRALADGHREAQDSLARLEQENRRLRGSPGPRGEPPGTFSQGPVSPQVAALEQDLGKLEEELRAVQATMSGKSQEIGTLKKLLYQATEEVAELRAREAASLRQHEKTRGSLVAQAQAWGQELKALLEKYNTACREMGRLREAAAEERRRSGDLAARAAEQERQAAELRGRSQQFEKTAEVLRDKVEHLIGACRDKEAKIKELLKKLEQLSEEVLAVRGENARLALQLQDSQKNHEEIISAYRKHLLNAAQGYMEQDVYNILLRILSIQEE; this comes from the exons ATGTCTCTCTTCTGTTGCCTgtcatccttctttcctttttccactcCAACCCCACCCCCTTTGTTCCCACCATTTGTGGCCCTGGACCAGGTGGAGAAATGGAACCGCCGCGACCAGAAGCTGCTGGAGGCAGTGCAGCGGGGGGATGTGGGACGCGTGGCCTCCCTGGCCTCGAGGAAGTCGGCCCGACCCACCAAGCTGAACTCGAGCGGCCAGTCCTC GTTTCATCTGGCAGCCTCCAAAGGCCTGACAGAATGTCTGACTATCCTGCTGGCAAATGGAGCTGACATCAACAGCAAAAACGAGGATG gaaGCACTGCCCTGCACTTGGCCACCATCTCCTGCCAGCCACAATGTGTCAAAGTCCTGCTGCAG CATGGTGCCAACGAAGATGCTGTGGATGCAGAAAATCGTAGTCCGCTGCACTGGGCAG cctcctctggctGTGCCTCAAGTGTTCTCCTGCTGTGTGACCACGAAGCCTTCCTGAACGTCCCAGATAAT GACGGACGTACACCCCTAATGATCGCATCGCTGGGTGGCCATGCAGCTATCTGCTCACAGCTACTGCAGAGAGGTGCCCAGGTTAATGTCACGGACAAGGATGCCAA GTCGGCTCTGATCCTGGCCTGTGAGAAAGGCAGCGCGGAGGTGGCCGAGCTGCTCCTGAGCCACGGGGCAGACGCAGGGGCGGTGGACAACGAGGGGCACGACGCTCTGCATTATGCTGTACGCTCGGAAGACAGGGAGCTGTGGAGGCTGCTCCGGCAGGCCCTGCTCCGGCAGGGGCGGCAGGGAG GTCAGGGGCTTGCTCAACATCTGGATCTTACATCCCAG GCCTCCCCATCAGAGTCTCAGGTGGGTTCTCCACCCCAGAGCCCGTGGAGAGCGGAGCccgaggaagaggaggaggaagacccATGCCCGGATGAGTGGAGGCGGAAGTatgaagaggagcagaggaaggttTCTCAGTTGGAGCAGGAGCTGGTGCAAAAGACGGAAGAGAGCGAGGCTCGAGCTGCAGCCTGCCTGGGCCTGGAGAACGGGATTCGAGAGCAGGTGCAGGAGCTGGGGCTTCTCCTCTCACCACAGCCTGggactccaggagggcagggctctAGTCTCCGGCCTGGAGGAGATGGCATGGAGCAGGGTTGTCCCCTGGACCTTCTGGCCGAGCGCATTCAAGAActaaagaagcagcagcaggcagCAGCTGCAGCTGCAGCCAAACGGGCGTTAGCTTCTAAGAAAGCAGAGGATTCGGTCTCGGGGGAGGTCCCGTATGAAGCCCCTGGAGGGGCCCAACCGGAAGAACAGGGgccaccccagagccccaggTCTGAGACCATTGGGAAAGCCACAGGACAGCAGCTGACCACCAGCGGTGGACAGGCCCTTGGCCCTGATCACACCGACAAACCACGTGCTGACCAGAAAGAGGGGCCCGGGGCCCCAGGGGCTGAACCAGCAGGCACGGCGGCTGCACCAGTGGGCCCCGGAGACGTGAACCAGCTCCTGCTACAACTGAGGGAGGAGCTGGCCGCGGTGTGGCGAGAAAAGGATGCCGCCCGAGGGGCTTTGTCAAGGCCGGTCCTGGAGGGAGCTCTGGGGACACCCCGGGCCGAGGCTGCGGCGGCCGCCTGGGAGAAGATGGAGGCCAGGCTGGAGCAGGTGCTGGTGAGGCTGGACAGGGCCAAGGCGGGATTACCCGTGAGCCCTGACGCCGCTGCCCGGCCCAGAGAGGGAGCCCTGCACGCCGGCCCAGAGACCACCTCCGAAGAGAATGAAGGGGGGcggccaggggctcctggggctcGCGGAGAGCCTCTAGGGGCCCCCGCAAGGGGACAGGTGCCTGGAGGAGGTCCGGCCAAGGGACGGTTGGAGAAGGAGGTGGCGGCCCTGCGGCTGAGCAACAGTAACCTGCTGGGGGAGCTGGGGCagctggggcaggagaggcagcGGCTGCAGGGGGAGCCGCAGTCCCTGAGCCAGCGTCTGCAGCGGGATTTCGTCCCCAAGCCGGAGGCGCAGGACCAGCTGCGGCAGTTGCGGCGCAGCGTGGGGCTGCTGACAGATGAACTGGCCGCGGAGAAGGAGGCCACCGAGCAGCTGCGGCAGCGCCTGGCCTCCCAGAGCAGTGGCCTCCGCGGGCTGTGGGACGACCTGCCGCCGGACGTGGTGGGCAGGGGCGTCGCGGGGCGCACGGCGGCCGAACCCCTGGAGGAGCTGCGGGCCTGCATCCGCGCCCTGGCCGACGGGCACCGCGAGGCCCAAGACTCGCTGGCCCGGCTGGAGCAGGAAAACCGGCGGCTGCGCGGGTCCCCCGGCCCCCGCGGGGAGCCACCCGGCACCTTCTCACAGGGCCCAGTCTCCCCCCAGGTGGCCGCTCTGGAGCAGGACCTGGGGAAGCTGGAGGAGGAGCTGCGGGCCGTCCAGGCCACGATGAGCGGGAAGAGCCAGGAGATCGGGACGCTGAAGAAGCTGCTGTACCAGGCCACCGAGGAGGTGGCCGAGCTGCGGGCCCGTGAGGCCGCCAGCCTGCGGCAGCACGAGAAAACGCGGGGCTCGCTGGTGGCCCAGGCCCAGGCTTGGGGCCAGGAGCTGAAGGCCCTCCTGGAGAAGTATAACACGGCGTGCCGGGAGATGGGCCGGCTGCGCGAGGCCGCGGCTGAGGAGCGGCGCCGCAGCGGGGACCTGGCGGCGCGGGCCGCAGAGCAGGAGCGCCAGGCCGCCGAGCTGCGCGGGCGCTCCCAGCAGTTTGAGAAGACGGCCGAGGTGCTCAGGGACAAGGTGGAGCATCTCATCGGGGCCTGCCGGGACAAGGAGGCCAAG aTCAAGGAATTGTTGAAGAAGCTGGAACAGCTTTCAGAGGAGGTCTTGGCAGTGCGGGGAGAAAACGCTCGCCTTGCCCTGCAGCTGCAG GATTCCCAGAAGAACCATGAAGAGATCATCTCCGCCTATAGGAAGCACCTGCTGAATGCTGCTCAG GGTTACATGGAACAAGATGTGTATAATATTCTGCTGCGAATCCTCAGCATACAGGAAGAGTGA